From the genome of Vigna angularis cultivar LongXiaoDou No.4 chromosome 11, ASM1680809v1, whole genome shotgun sequence, one region includes:
- the LOC108332397 gene encoding oxysterol-binding protein-related protein 3C isoform X2: MMHKYIGSDVTSMVTLPVIIFEPMTMLQKMAELMEYSYLLDQADKCEDPYMRMVYASSWAISVYFAYQRTWKPFNPILGETYEMANHGGVSFLAEQVSHHPPMSAGHAENEHFTYDVSSKLKTKFLGNSVDVYPVGRTRVTLKKDGVVIDLVPPPTKVNNLIFGRTWIDSPGEMIMTNLTTGDKVVLYFQPCGWFGAGRYEVDGYVYNSAEEPKILMTGKWNESMSYQPCDLEGEPLPDTELKEVWHVADVPANDKFDYTYFAHKLNSFDTAPRKLLPSDSRLRPDRFALEMGDLSKSGAEKSSLEERQRAEKKIREAKEHKFAPRWFDLTEEVTSTPWGDLEIYQYNGKYTEHRTAIDNSDSIDHVDNKDIEFNPWQYGDLSKE, from the exons ATGATGCACAAATATATTGGCTCAGATGTAACATCAATGGTAACGCTACCTGTTATTATTTTTGAACCAATGACTATGCTTCAGAAAATGGCAGAG TTGATGGAGTACTCCTACTTGTTAGATCAGGCAGATAAATGTGAGGACCCATACATGAGGATGGTGTATGCAT CGTCATGGGCTATATCTGTGTATTTTGCATACCAACGGACCTGGAAGCCTTTTAACCCTATCCTTGGAGAGACTTACGAGATGGCTAACCATGGTGGAGTTTCATTTCTTGCAGAACAG GTGAGTCACCATCCCCCAATGAGTGCTGGTCACGCTGAGAATGAACATTTTACATATGATGTGTCTTCAAAGTTAAAGACTAAGTTTTTGGGAAATTCTGTTGATGTTTACCCCGTTGGAAG AACACGTGTAACCCTCAAAAAGGATGGTGTAGTTATCGATTTGGTTCCCCCTCCAACCAAggttaataatttgatatttggaCGAACATGGATTGATTCACCTGGCGAGATGATAATGACGAACTTGACAACAGGGGACAAAGTTGTACTCTACTTTCAACCATGTGGATGGTTTGG GGCTGGTCGCTATGAAGTAGATGGATATGTGTATAACTCTGCCGAGGAGCCTAAAATACTGATGACTGGAAAGTGGAATGAGTCAATGAGTTATCAACCTTGTGATTTGGAAGGAGAGCCTCTTCCAGACACAGAATTGAAAGAg GTTTGGCATGTTGCTGATGTACCAGCAAATGATAAATTCGACTATACATACTTTGCGCATAAATTAAACAGCTTTGACACTGCTCCTAGAAAATTGTTGCCATCAGACTCCCGTTTACGTCCAGATAGATTTGCTCTTGAAATGGGTGATCTATCCAAATCAGGGGCAGAAAAGAGCAG TTTGGAGGAGAGGCAACGCGCTGAAAAGAAAATCCGAGAAGCCAAAGAGCATAAATTTGCACCAAGATGGTTTGATTTGACTGAAGAGGTGACTTCAACTCCATGGGGTGATTTGGAGATCTACCAATACAATGGTAAATACACTGAGCATCGTACTGCTATTGATAACTCAGACAGCATTGATCATGTTGATAATAAAGATATTGAATTTAATCCGTGGCAGTATGGTGATTTGTCCAAAGAATGA
- the LOC108332397 gene encoding oxysterol-binding protein-related protein 3C isoform X1 — MGSHEKNENKGFFAAMTSGFSIFSNAMHRSVNGLLGYEGVEVINPEGGKEDAEEEAQRGRWKPEERDGYWKMMHKYIGSDVTSMVTLPVIIFEPMTMLQKMAELMEYSYLLDQADKCEDPYMRMVYASSWAISVYFAYQRTWKPFNPILGETYEMANHGGVSFLAEQVSHHPPMSAGHAENEHFTYDVSSKLKTKFLGNSVDVYPVGRTRVTLKKDGVVIDLVPPPTKVNNLIFGRTWIDSPGEMIMTNLTTGDKVVLYFQPCGWFGAGRYEVDGYVYNSAEEPKILMTGKWNESMSYQPCDLEGEPLPDTELKEVWHVADVPANDKFDYTYFAHKLNSFDTAPRKLLPSDSRLRPDRFALEMGDLSKSGAEKSSLEERQRAEKKIREAKEHKFAPRWFDLTEEVTSTPWGDLEIYQYNGKYTEHRTAIDNSDSIDHVDNKDIEFNPWQYGDLSKE, encoded by the exons ATGGGTAGCCATGAGAAGAATGAAAACAAGGGCTTTTTCGCCGCCATGACTTCTGGCTTCTCCATCTTCAGCAATGCTATGCACCGATCTGTAAACGg GTTGCTGGGGTATGAAGGGGTAGAAGTCATAAATCCGGAGGGTGGTAAAGAGGATGCAGAGGAGGAAGCCCAGAGAGGAAGATGGAAACCTGAG GAAAGAGACGGTTACTGGAAGATGATGCACAAATATATTGGCTCAGATGTAACATCAATGGTAACGCTACCTGTTATTATTTTTGAACCAATGACTATGCTTCAGAAAATGGCAGAG TTGATGGAGTACTCCTACTTGTTAGATCAGGCAGATAAATGTGAGGACCCATACATGAGGATGGTGTATGCAT CGTCATGGGCTATATCTGTGTATTTTGCATACCAACGGACCTGGAAGCCTTTTAACCCTATCCTTGGAGAGACTTACGAGATGGCTAACCATGGTGGAGTTTCATTTCTTGCAGAACAG GTGAGTCACCATCCCCCAATGAGTGCTGGTCACGCTGAGAATGAACATTTTACATATGATGTGTCTTCAAAGTTAAAGACTAAGTTTTTGGGAAATTCTGTTGATGTTTACCCCGTTGGAAG AACACGTGTAACCCTCAAAAAGGATGGTGTAGTTATCGATTTGGTTCCCCCTCCAACCAAggttaataatttgatatttggaCGAACATGGATTGATTCACCTGGCGAGATGATAATGACGAACTTGACAACAGGGGACAAAGTTGTACTCTACTTTCAACCATGTGGATGGTTTGG GGCTGGTCGCTATGAAGTAGATGGATATGTGTATAACTCTGCCGAGGAGCCTAAAATACTGATGACTGGAAAGTGGAATGAGTCAATGAGTTATCAACCTTGTGATTTGGAAGGAGAGCCTCTTCCAGACACAGAATTGAAAGAg GTTTGGCATGTTGCTGATGTACCAGCAAATGATAAATTCGACTATACATACTTTGCGCATAAATTAAACAGCTTTGACACTGCTCCTAGAAAATTGTTGCCATCAGACTCCCGTTTACGTCCAGATAGATTTGCTCTTGAAATGGGTGATCTATCCAAATCAGGGGCAGAAAAGAGCAG TTTGGAGGAGAGGCAACGCGCTGAAAAGAAAATCCGAGAAGCCAAAGAGCATAAATTTGCACCAAGATGGTTTGATTTGACTGAAGAGGTGACTTCAACTCCATGGGGTGATTTGGAGATCTACCAATACAATGGTAAATACACTGAGCATCGTACTGCTATTGATAACTCAGACAGCATTGATCATGTTGATAATAAAGATATTGAATTTAATCCGTGGCAGTATGGTGATTTGTCCAAAGAATGA
- the LOC108333144 gene encoding PGR5-like protein 1B, chloroplastic translates to MGGACSSNAFSAVQLTISSTRSSRFRSNRTVSLFSVRACDDPPRGPSCIYVGPLHTATKETLEALYSQARDAYYSGEPLILDDMFDRVELKLKWYGSKSVVKYPRCSIRRHSTYADSDEDISMAFALASLWSLFLALGCSACVWPILYTVSTAYQKAFDSGGLSYGSQASGVGLLFVFNGIILTTLGLVIGYPVASASVKVLQGLWRGDLAALKGSCPNCGEEVFAFVRTDKGNYSPHRADCHVCECLLEFRTKFEQSDLRLGRQWVYGRIYLVRRSRRQREP, encoded by the exons ATGGGAGGCGCGTGTAGCAGCAACGCCTTCAGCGCGGTGCAATTAACTATATCGTCCACCCGCAGCAGCAGATTCAGAAGCAACCGTACCGTTTCTTTGTTCTCCGTTCGAGCCTGCGACGACCCTCCTCGTGGGCCATCCTGCATATACGTTGGCCCCCTCCACACCGCCACCAAAGAAACCCTCGAAGCTCTTTACTCTCAG GCGCGGGATGCGTATTACAGTGGAGAGCCTTTGATACTCGATGACATGTTTGATAGAGTAGAG TTGAAGCTTAAGTGGTATGGTTCTAAGTCAGTTGTCAAGTACCCTCGGTGCAGTATCCGGAGGCATTCCACATATGCTGATTCTGAT GAAGATATTTCTATGGCTTTTGCATTAGCAAGTTTATGGTCCCTGTTTCTTGCACTTGGCTGTTCAGCTTGTGTTTGGCCTATATTGTACACTGTTAGCACAGCTTATCAAAAAGCATTCGACTCGGGAGGATTGTCGTATGGTAGTCAAGCATCAGGAGTAGGACTTCTTTTTGTGTTCAACGGCATTATCCTCACAACACTCGGTTTGGTCATTGGCTACCCAGTTGCTTCAGCTTCAG TTAAGGTGCTTCAAGGCCTGTGGAGGGGTGATTTAGCGGCACTGAAGGGTTCATGTCCAAATTGTGGAGAAGAG gTATTTGCATTTGTGAGAACGGACAAGGGTAATTACTCACCTCATAGAGCAGATTGTCATGTGTGTGAATGCTTATTGGAATTTCGCACCAAATTTGAG CAATCGGATTTAAGATTAGGTAGACAGTGGGTTTATGGGCGTATTTACCTCGTTCGAAGATCCCGGCGCCAGAGAGAGCCGTAA
- the LOC108333332 gene encoding RHOMBOID-like protein 1, translated as MMGSDPSSTNVEVKVHPRRDTPARSPLPSPPNPPAVDDHNFSLFRRWFPWLVPTFVVANIVVFIVTMYINDCPKHSFTGSSSCVASFLGRFSFQPLKENPLLGPSSTTLGKMGALEVDKVVHKHQVWRLFSCIWLHGGVVHVFANMLSLVFIGIRLEQEFGFVRIGFLYVISGFGGSLLSALFIPEGISVGASGALFGLLGGMLSELLINWTIYANKLAALLTLIVIVVINLAVGILPHVDNFAHIGGFFSGFLLGFIFLIRPQFKWVSSRHRRRNSSFGHAGPPVRYKHKPYQYVLWLISFVLLIAGLVTGLVLLLRSVNLNDHCSWCHYLSCVPTSKWSCKTQQFYCESTQMGNQLNITCLSNGKSNIFPLSNATSTDAQQQICSQLCNS; from the exons ATGATGGGAAGCGACCCATCTTCTACAAACGTCGAGGTCAAGGTCCATCCGCGCCGCGACACCCCCGCCCGGAGTCCCTTACCGTCGCCGCCGAATCCCCCCGCCGTCGACGATCACAACTTCAGCCTCTTTAGGCGCTGGTTCCCCTGGCTCGTACCCACGTTCGTGGTGGCCAACATTGTCGTCTTCATCGTCACCATGTACATAAACGATTGCCCTAAGCATTCCTTCACTGGTAGCTCTTCATGCGTTGCCTCTTTCCTTGGAAGATTCTCTTTTCAGCCTCTTAAAGAGAACCCTCTCTTAGGCCCTTCTTCCACCAC ATTAGGGAAGATGGGTGCTCTTGAAGTGGATAAAGTGGTTCATAAACACCAGGTCTGGCGCCTCTTCTCTTGTATATGGTTGCATGGTGGGGTTGTTCACGTGTTCGCCAACATGTTAAGTCTTGTTTTTATTGGAATTCGCCTTGAACAAGAATTTGGATTTG TTAGGATTGGATTTCTGTATGTGATATCTGGTTTTGGAGGGAGTTTGCTGTCTGCTCTGTTCATACCAGAAGGCATCTCTGTTGGTGCTTCTGGTGCATTATTTGGTTTACTAGGGGGCATGCTATCAGAGCTGTTGATAAATTGGACAATATATGCTAACAAG TTGGCAGCTTTATTGACTCTCATAGTCATCGTTGTAATCAATTTAGCTGTTGGAATTCTTCCACATGTGGACAATTTTGCTCATATTGGAGGATTTTTCTCTGGCTTTCTTCTTGGGTTTATCTTTTTGATTCGCCCCCAGTTCAAATGGGTTAGTAGTAGACACAGACGCAGGAATTCTAGCTTTGGACATGCTGGACCTCCAGTGAGATACAAGCACAAACCTTATCAGTATGTACTGTGGCTCATATCCTTCGTACTACTTATTGCTgg GCTTGTTACTGGGCTGGTTTTGCTTCTTCGAAGTGTTAACTTGAATGACCACTGCTCATGGTGTCATTACTTAAGCTGTGTCCCTACCTCAAAATGGAGCTGCAAAACACAACAATTTTATTGTGAG TCAACCCAGATGGGAAACCAGCTTAACATAACATGCTTGAGCAATGGGAAAAGTAACATTTTTCCTCTTTCAAATGCTACCTCGACGGATGCTCAACAACAGATATGTTCTCAACTTTGCAATTCATAG